One genomic segment of Sphaerodactylus townsendi isolate TG3544 linkage group LG07, MPM_Stown_v2.3, whole genome shotgun sequence includes these proteins:
- the LOC125436105 gene encoding solute carrier family 25 member 36-like produces the protein MASRSTALHLVAGGFGGTVGAILTCPLEVVKTRLQSSSLLLRPLYLPAVQLQGVTGALIRPCLQSVGVLELLRTILEKEGIRSLFRGLGPNLIGVAPSRAVYFAAYSGAKEKLNMVLVPESKKVHMFSAACAGVTSATLTNPIWLVKTRMQLEARAKGEARGSALQCAMRVYHTEGLRGFYRGISASYAGVSETVIHFVIYEALKQQLRECQPFLSPSFIFPPNSQDFLGLMGAAAISKTCASCMAYPHEVIRTRLREEGSRYRSFVQTLQLVVREEGPSALYRGLLAHLIRQIPNAAIVMVTYELTIHLATKM, from the exons ATGGCTAGTCGGAGCACTGCGCTGCACCTCGTGGCCGGCGG atTTGGTGGCACAGTGGGAGCCATTTTGACGTGCCCATTGGAAGTGGTGAAGACCCGCCTGCAGTCGTCCTCGTTGCTCCTGAGGCCCCTTTATCTACCTGCGGTGCAGCTGCAGGGAGTGACTGGGGCACTGATCCGCCCATGTCTCCAATCAGTAGGAGTGCTTGAGCTgctgag AACCATTCTTGAAAAAGAAGGAATCCGCTCACTCTTCCGTGGCTTGGGGCCTAACCTTATTGGAGTTGCTCCTTCCAG GGCTGTTTATTTTGCTGCATATTCAGGGGCGAAGGAAAAGCTCAACATGGTGCTTGTGCCCGAGTCCAAGAAAGTTCATATGTTTTCTGCAGCTTGTGCAG GAGTCACTTCGGCTACCTTGACCAACCCCATTTGGCTGGTGAAGACTAGGATGCAGCTGGAAGCCAG GGCCAAAGGGGAGGCGCGTGGCAGTGCTCTTCAATGCGCCATGCGAGTTTACCACACTGAGGGTCTGCGAGGGTTTTACCGTGGGATTTCGGCCTCGTATGCAGGAGTCTCTGAAACGGTCATCCATTTTGTTATCTATGAGGCGCTGAAGCAACAGCTGAGAGAATGCCAGCCGTTTTTGTCTCCATCCTTcatcttcccacccaacagccaggACTTCTTGGGGCTGATGGGAGCAGCTGCAATCTCAAAAACCTGTGCCTCGTGCATGGCTTATCCACATG agGTCATCCGGACACGACTACGAGAGGAGGGCTCACGTTACCGCTCCTTCGTGCAAACTCTGCAGCTTGTGGTCAGAGAAGAGGGTCCCTCAGCTCTTTACCGCGGGCTTCTGGCCCACCTGATCCGTCAGATCCCCAACGCAGCTATCGTCATGGTCACCTACGAATTGACTATTCACTTGGCAACAAAAATGTGA